From the Methanococcus voltae genome, the window AATTAGCTGGGGAATTAAGGACTACAACTAGAGGATTAAGTACCCCTAAATCAAGAATTATTGAAGATAACAAAATTAGGGTTATTTCATCAGTTTTATCAGATAATTTAATAAAAATTGTTGAAAAAACGCCATCAGTTGACAATTTACAGCCATTTTATAGGGAAATATTGGAAATTATGGTGGGAAGTGACGAATTTAAAAAATCACTTGCTGCAATTCAATGGGCTTCAGATATAATCAAAAGATTAGGTGTACAATATTCAAGAAGAGCTAAAAAAGCTAAATCTCCACAGGATGCTTCATTCTACAGGAAACAGTTTGTAGGTAGAGTTTCTTCAATTATAAAACAGATTTACCCTAATTTGGCATTTTTAGGTGTTGCACAAAACAAATTAAAGAATATACCAACAGTTAAGGATTTACCTTCAATAGTTATTGCAGGATACCCTAACGTAGGTAAATCTACATTATTAAGAACCCTTACAGGCGCAGAACCAGAAGTAAACACTTACCCATTTACTACAAAAGGTTTAAACATCGGATATACTGAAGAAGGAATCCAGGTTGTTGATACACCAGGTGTTTTGGATAGACCTATCTATGAAAGAAACGATATTGAGCTTCACGCGGTTATTGCGATAAACTACTTGTCTGATGCTTTAATTTACGTTATAGACCCTACTGAACATTGCGGTTTTACAGTTGACGCACAGATGAGCTTACTCAAGGAAGTAGAAAAGACTTTTAGCGTTCCGGTAATTGTTGCTATGACAAAATCCGATTTAGAAAATGTGGATATGGATGAAGACAAAATCGCAAGAATTGAAGATATGGAAAAAGAATTAGAAGACTTTAACGTTGTTAAGGTTTCATCCATCAATAAAGAAGGTATAGAATCTTTAAAATTCGAAATTCTTGAAACAATTGATAAAATAGGATTATCTGAATTAATAGAACAATAAAATTTATTTATTATCTATTATCTATTATCTATTATTTTTTTATTATTACATTTATTTTTTTATTTTTTTATTAGTTTTAATATTTTATTCTTTTTTATGTACTTCTTATTTTATTTTTAATATTTTTATTTTCAATATTCGTTAATTTGTATAACATTAATATATACCGTAAAAATATAATATATATTATATGAAAATTATATTGTACGAAAATATTGTATGGGAATATAAAATAAGTAAATTAAGAAAAATAACACAAAAATACGGGTAAACTTCGATATTGAGGAGGGGGTCCTTTTGAAGCTATCTCTTGAAGAAGGTACTTTTGCAGTACATGAAACAAGGCAAATTTTGAAGAATTATTTAAACGGTACGGATTACTCTATATCTAATGCTCCGAAAATATTTAGTGAGACTAGAGGGGTTTTTATATCTTTATACACTCAGTCCGACAATAACTTGCGAGGATGTATTGGAATACCAGAACCTGTTATGCCCCTTAAAGATGCCTTAAAGGAAGCTGCAATTAGTGCTGCAGTCCACGACCCACGTTTTACACCCATAACACGTGATGAATTAAAGAAAATAGATATAGAAGTTAGTATATTGACACATCCTCAACTTTTGGACGTCGAAAACCCAATGGACTATATAAAAAAAATGAGCATAGGTAAACACGGTTTGATTATTGAGTTTGGTACATATCGAGGGTTATTACTACCCCAAATTGCAAAAGAATATAATTGGAGTAAAAAGCAGTATCTTTCGAATTTGTGTACTAAAGCAGGTATGCACCCCACTGCATGGTTAGAATATGATGTCAACATCTATTCATTTGAAGCACAGGTTTTTAGGGAATTAAAACCTGAAGGTATGGTTACGGAACGTTTAGATTTTAGGGGCTGTGGGTTAGATAAGAAATTATAAAAAATTATAATAAACTATAATAAACTATAATAAATTAAAAAATTAAAAAATTATACGAAATTATAAATAATAAAAATAGATATAACCAAATATCATGAAATTGAATAATGTAAGGTGAGTAATTTGGATTTTGAAAGTGATGAATTGAAAAAATATACTGTAATTGATGAAAATAAGTTAAAAGTTAAAAAAGTAGTTTGTAAGTTCTGTAATCATGAATTTGAAGCAGTTGGCTCTAAAACAATATGTGAAATATGTGAAAAAATCCAAGAAATTTAATTAAGTTGAATAACTTATTTTAAATAACTTATTTTGATTAAATTATGTTAAATAAATTATTTTAAGTAAATTTAGATTTTCCCCAATGCGTTTAAGAATTTTTTAGTCTTCTTTTTCTTAATGTTATTGTATTCTTTTAATTTTGCAATATCGAAAGGCTCACAGTCTAATTTTTTAGTTATATCTTCAAGATTGCAAATAATTTTTAAGACTGATTCTATTTCAGATTTAGAGTAACCATAGTTTTCTACAAGATCCCAATCGTAAGCCAAATACAATAAAATACCACCAGTTAATTTTATCGGTAAATCATACTTTGGGAATTCCTTTTCCAATATTAGTTTGTAGTTTAAAACTTTTTTATGGTCATTTTTGAGCCTTAACCATGCTAATTGAGATTTTGAGGGGGTTACCAATATCGAAGGGAATAAATTTGAACGTGTCCTTTCATCTGCCGTGTTATTTAAGTAATATTTCAATAAATCATTTGATAAATAAGATAGTGGAACATTTAAACAGGCGTCTTCAAATATGGCATTCTCAACTTCAAGAGATTTTTCGAGACATTTTAAAGGTTTTCCGTCCTTATATAATCCGCAATCTTCCAATTTAGAAATTAATTGTAATTTTTTAAATTTTAACTCATTTATTTGCCTAACATCTATGATACCACCGTCACAGTCGGCACGCTCATAATTTTGACAAATTTGCTTGTACTGACTTATTAAGGATAATTCGCTCATGTTTAACATTTTTGAAATGTTTTTTAATATTTTATCCCCAATTAGTGACTGGTAAGTGTGCAGATAAGATAAAGCTAGAATTTTTTTAACGTATTGGTCGTTTAAAAGCTTACTTTTTGTATAATTCTTTTTTATAGAGGTTATTATCGCGTCTCCATACGTATCCCGAATATATTTTTCATAATCTTCTTCTTCGACTTTAATACGCTTAAATTTTCTCCGTCCATTTTCCTTTATAACAATAGATAATGTTGTAGAGCTTAAAGTAGATTTACCTTCCGAATTTAAGATTGTTAGGAATTTTTTGTAAGTTTTGACTACGTAATGAGGCAATTGTAATAAAAATTCTTTGTAAGAGCCATCGTAGGGTAAATTACATATTAAATCTAAATTTCCGGAGTCCTGTAAGTTACCGATTGCTATTTTATGGGAAACTATGGCATACTTAACACGTTCGAGCGAGCCCTTTTTTTCATCGACTACGCGTCTTAAATAAGATGAATAATTCAATATATCGTATATATCGTCTTCTTCACCACCGTTTAGTCTACCAACACCTATATATGGAGTATCAAAACCTTTTAACTCCATTTTTTCCCTATAATCTTCTAAAATTACCAAGTTTTTTTCTAAATCATTTAAAAGTTGCTTTTCATTTGAATAAATACTATATTTATCAAAATTTTCAAATTTATTGGGTTTATATTCGGTATTGTTTTTATTGTTTTTATTATCTTTATTATCTTTATTATCTTTATTATCTATGGTATTTTCTACATCTGTGTCATTTTCATCTTTTAAATTATCAAATTCTACATTATCAAATTTATTAAGTGGATTATCATCATTTAAAATACTTAAATTATCGTATACAGTACAATATACCTTTAAATTTAAATCCGCCAAGCTATCTAAAAATTCATTACATTCTAAGATTAATGTACTGCTATCCATAATTTCACTTTGCGTCCTGTTGTCATATTATGCGAGTATATGTTGTAATTTATAATTATAATTTATAATTATAATTTATATGGGTTATAATTTATAGTTTGTAGATTAAATTATAGTTTAAAGCATAGTTTACACGTTATAGTTGACCCTATAATTAAACTATAGTGTTAATTTTGAATAAATTTGCTAAAAATGTATTATATTCCTTTAAAAATAACATAATACATAAACCGTAAAAATAGGTTATATTAAAGTAGTATTTAGTAATTTAATTAGATATTGTTTTATAGTTTATATAGTTATCACTAGTTTAGTATTTTATATTTGTATATCAACATATTTATATTTATTCATTATCAAATTTTTTATTTATTATTTTATTTATTATTTTTATTTATTATTTTAAATTCTTTCGATATACTTATCCTTTAAAATTTCCCCTTCTTCGGGATTTACGTACTTAGGATAAGTTATTATTTTTCGTAAGTTACCTTCTACGATATTGTACAATAATTCATCAACCGATTTGTACTTTCTTGGGCAATATGCGTATAATCTATCTTCTTTCACGAAATATTTTGGATTATGTGCTATAAAATTATCAACACCTTTGGGTGAGTAAATAGGAGGTCCCATTTTACACATTACGTCAGGCATTTCGGAAATTAAGAATTCCCAAGATATATAACAGAAACTTTCATTTGCATGGTTTGAAAATCTTACAATGGTAAAGTCATTGTCCTCAAATATGTGAGAAATACTCTTTTGTAGCCTATCCATTTGCGGATATATGATATCGTCCACTATTTCAGGATTTCTAGGTATTTTTAAGCATAATTCATAACCTTTTTCCCTATCATTTATGTTATTTAGCACTTTTTTATCATAATCATAGAAATATTCGATATTTGGATTTTCTAAAAATTTTCTAGAGTAAAGTACAAATTTATAGAAATTTTCAGTACTTAATGCGGCTGCTACGTTTCTATCTAAATCCGATGGATCATAAACAATTAATGGTTGATTTTTATAATCTTTATTATCCAAAAATTTGTATTCTTTTAATTTTATGATGTTGGAATTATTTTCATCTAAATTATTTAAATTTATTAAACTTATATTGGCGTAATGTTCATTGAAATAAATATTTGGATTTTTTAAATATTCTGTATTCCATTCTGGGCTTTTTATGTTGTATATCTCCAAAATATCCGTTAAAAGTATTTTCTTACCTGCTTTCCACATTCTAGCGGAATCCAATAGATTTATAAAGCCACCATAATAATAAATCAATAATTCACATAGGTAACCTGAAAAGCCAGCAGTTTTTAAATCAGAACCATAAAGTCCTATGCCCTTTAAAAACCTTTTTAAGATTATTACATCGTCAGTTATTGCATTGCTAGAGCAAGCTTCATATCTTTTATAGGCATTCAACAAAAATTCGTTATGTAATGGCGTCCTATCAACTGAAGATATAAGTTTTTCGCCCCATTGGATATCATAGCAAGGTACGAGGTCTAATGAAAATTTATCAATTTTTGCAGTGATATAAGGATGTTCTGCGTATTTTATCCAATATTTTCCATTTAATTTTTTTACAAGTTCCATTCCAAAATTTAAACCGATTTCCTTTAATTCTTCTCTATCAGTATTTTTCTCAAATTTTAAAAAAATATCGATATCGTGGTCATTTTTTAGATTGGTACCCCTAGCAGTCGAACCCACCCGTACAACATTTAAAATAGGGTATTCTTTCATTTTATTTATTGTATCAATGACCTTTTTTGAAAAAGTAGTTAAATGAGTCTTTTCATCTTCGCAGGGTTTAACATCCTTTAAAACTTCATTTAAGATACTTTGTATTTTTTGCATTTTTTGCACTTTTGCACTTTTATCGGAATTTAAATTTTTATGAACCATGAAATCACTCTTAAATTATTTTAAATTATTTTAAATTACATTAAATTATCTTAAATTATTTTAAATTACATTAAACTATTTGAAAATTAGGGTTATATATTATTTTATACACACATATAGCGATACGGATAAATTGACTAATATATGGATTAAAATTAAAAGTAAAATTAAAAGTAAAATAAACGATAATAAGCTTATTAAATATTTAAAGAATGTATTTTTATATTTTAAAATATTGAGGAGTATCTCGAGAATTAATCCGTATTAGGGTATTAAATTAGTAATAAACTAAATAATACACTAAAACAACTTAGTTACGAACTAAACCTTTGGAATCTCCTGCATTTATTTTATGGAGACCGTCTTCAGACGTTGTGCTTAACTTATCTGCTGACTTTGTATTTATATATTTAAAAGCATTGTCTGCAAGTCTTTTAGATAGGTTATCAGGGATTGCTTCGTCTTTTTCAGATAAACCTTCTGCAATACATGCTGCAAGTAAAAATATAGCTG encodes:
- a CDS encoding NOG1 family protein; this translates as MARKRRVEANPFKEMPSILYPDELMDKAYLRAEKLAGELRTTTRGLSTPKSRIIEDNKIRVISSVLSDNLIKIVEKTPSVDNLQPFYREILEIMVGSDEFKKSLAAIQWASDIIKRLGVQYSRRAKKAKSPQDASFYRKQFVGRVSSIIKQIYPNLAFLGVAQNKLKNIPTVKDLPSIVIAGYPNVGKSTLLRTLTGAEPEVNTYPFTTKGLNIGYTEEGIQVVDTPGVLDRPIYERNDIELHAVIAINYLSDALIYVIDPTEHCGFTVDAQMSLLKEVEKTFSVPVIVAMTKSDLENVDMDEDKIARIEDMEKELEDFNVVKVSSINKEGIESLKFEILETIDKIGLSELIEQ
- a CDS encoding TIGR00296 family protein, yielding MKLSLEEGTFAVHETRQILKNYLNGTDYSISNAPKIFSETRGVFISLYTQSDNNLRGCIGIPEPVMPLKDALKEAAISAAVHDPRFTPITRDELKKIDIEVSILTHPQLLDVENPMDYIKKMSIGKHGLIIEFGTYRGLLLPQIAKEYNWSKKQYLSNLCTKAGMHPTAWLEYDVNIYSFEAQVFRELKPEGMVTERLDFRGCGLDKKL
- a CDS encoding DUF530 family protein is translated as MDSSTLILECNEFLDSLADLNLKVYCTVYDNLSILNDDNPLNKFDNVEFDNLKDENDTDVENTIDNKDNKDNKDNKNNKNNTEYKPNKFENFDKYSIYSNEKQLLNDLEKNLVILEDYREKMELKGFDTPYIGVGRLNGGEEDDIYDILNYSSYLRRVVDEKKGSLERVKYAIVSHKIAIGNLQDSGNLDLICNLPYDGSYKEFLLQLPHYVVKTYKKFLTILNSEGKSTLSSTTLSIVIKENGRRKFKRIKVEEEDYEKYIRDTYGDAIITSIKKNYTKSKLLNDQYVKKILALSYLHTYQSLIGDKILKNISKMLNMSELSLISQYKQICQNYERADCDGGIIDVRQINELKFKKLQLISKLEDCGLYKDGKPLKCLEKSLEVENAIFEDACLNVPLSYLSNDLLKYYLNNTADERTRSNLFPSILVTPSKSQLAWLRLKNDHKKVLNYKLILEKEFPKYDLPIKLTGGILLYLAYDWDLVENYGYSKSEIESVLKIICNLEDITKKLDCEPFDIAKLKEYNNIKKKKTKKFLNALGKI
- the cca gene encoding CCA tRNA nucleotidyltransferase → MQKIQSILNEVLKDVKPCEDEKTHLTTFSKKVIDTINKMKEYPILNVVRVGSTARGTNLKNDHDIDIFLKFEKNTDREELKEIGLNFGMELVKKLNGKYWIKYAEHPYITAKIDKFSLDLVPCYDIQWGEKLISSVDRTPLHNEFLLNAYKRYEACSSNAITDDVIILKRFLKGIGLYGSDLKTAGFSGYLCELLIYYYGGFINLLDSARMWKAGKKILLTDILEIYNIKSPEWNTEYLKNPNIYFNEHYANISLINLNNLDENNSNIIKLKEYKFLDNKDYKNQPLIVYDPSDLDRNVAAALSTENFYKFVLYSRKFLENPNIEYFYDYDKKVLNNINDREKGYELCLKIPRNPEIVDDIIYPQMDRLQKSISHIFEDNDFTIVRFSNHANESFCYISWEFLISEMPDVMCKMGPPIYSPKGVDNFIAHNPKYFVKEDRLYAYCPRKYKSVDELLYNIVEGNLRKIITYPKYVNPEEGEILKDKYIERI
- a CDS encoding UPF0058 family protein produces the protein MHKEQLMELHQFFVHVFKEIMPDQNKCEYYEIYEKLDVKPHHIHKLKTEQRAAIFLLAACIAEGLSEKDEAIPDNLSKRLADNAFKYINTKSADKLSTTSEDGLHKINAGDSKGLVRN